The following proteins come from a genomic window of Streptomyces sp. GS7:
- a CDS encoding DEAD/DEAH box helicase encodes MASNRLPPDPGARTSPGMILDRLARGATRAARITHTEHLPPRIGSHADWPAQIRPEVIDAIRSAGIDRPWAHQARTSEHALRGESVVVATGTASGKSLAYLAPVLSTLLDGSEAQSQKQQREALPRGGGGRRVGGRGTTALYLAPTKALAADQRRAVRELAAPLGTAVRPAVYDGDTPVEEREWVRQYANYVLTNPDMLHSGILPAHPRWSSFLRALRYVVIDECHTYRGVFGSHVAQVVRRLRRICARYGSEPVFLLASATAAEPARAASRLTGLPVAEITQDTSPRGELVFALWEPPLTELHGEQGAPVRRTATAETADLLTDLTVQGVRTVAFVRSRRGAELIALIAQERLAEVDRSLPARVAAYRGGYLPEERRALERALHSGELLGLAATTALELGVDVSGLDAVVIAGYPGTRASLWQQAGRAGRSGQGALAVLVARDDPLDTYLVHHPEALFDQPVESTVLDPDNPYVLAPHLCAAASELPLTEADFPLFGPETAGLLPQLEAASLLRRRTAAWHWTRRERAADLTDIRGQGGSPVQVVEAGTGRLLGTVDAAAAHTTVHDGAVHLHQGRSYLVRHLDLEDDVALVEQADPPYSTTARDTTAISVLETDTEVPWGDARLCFGSVEVTNQVVSFLRRKLITGEVLGETKLDLPPRTLRTRAVWWTVTEDQLDAARVNPEQLGGALHAAEHASIGMLPLFATCDRWDIGGVSVPLHPDTLLPTVFVYDGHPGGAGFAERAFHTAADWLTATRSAIAACECEAGCPSCIQSPKCGNGNDPLHKRGAVRLLGELLRGAPKA; translated from the coding sequence ATGGCCTCCAATCGACTCCCGCCGGATCCGGGCGCGCGCACTTCCCCAGGCATGATTCTCGACCGTCTCGCCCGGGGCGCGACCCGCGCTGCGCGCATCACTCATACGGAGCACTTGCCCCCGCGCATCGGCAGCCATGCCGACTGGCCGGCACAGATCCGGCCGGAAGTGATCGACGCCATCCGTTCGGCCGGAATCGATCGCCCCTGGGCCCACCAGGCACGGACGTCCGAACACGCACTCCGCGGCGAATCCGTCGTGGTCGCCACCGGCACCGCCTCCGGCAAGTCCCTGGCATACCTCGCGCCGGTCCTCTCCACGCTCCTGGACGGCTCCGAGGCTCAGAGTCAAAAACAGCAGCGCGAAGCGCTTCCACGGGGTGGTGGCGGGCGACGGGTGGGCGGCAGGGGGACCACGGCTCTGTACCTGGCGCCCACCAAGGCCCTCGCGGCCGACCAGCGGCGCGCCGTACGCGAGCTGGCCGCCCCGCTCGGCACCGCCGTCCGGCCCGCGGTCTACGACGGTGACACCCCGGTCGAGGAACGCGAGTGGGTCCGCCAGTACGCCAACTACGTCCTGACCAACCCGGACATGCTGCACAGCGGCATCCTCCCGGCCCACCCCCGCTGGTCCTCCTTCCTGCGCGCGCTGCGCTACGTCGTCATCGACGAATGCCACACCTACCGCGGCGTCTTCGGCTCCCACGTCGCCCAGGTCGTCCGCCGGCTGCGCCGGATCTGCGCCCGCTACGGCTCCGAGCCGGTCTTCCTGCTGGCCTCCGCCACCGCCGCGGAACCGGCGCGGGCCGCCTCCCGGCTCACCGGTCTGCCCGTGGCGGAAATCACGCAGGACACCTCGCCGCGCGGCGAGTTGGTCTTCGCGCTCTGGGAGCCGCCACTGACCGAACTGCACGGCGAGCAGGGCGCACCGGTCCGCCGCACCGCCACCGCCGAGACCGCCGATCTGCTCACCGACCTCACCGTCCAGGGCGTGCGCACCGTCGCGTTCGTACGCTCCCGGCGCGGCGCCGAGCTGATCGCCCTCATCGCGCAGGAGCGGCTCGCGGAGGTGGACCGCTCGCTGCCCGCGCGGGTCGCCGCCTACCGGGGCGGCTATCTGCCCGAGGAGCGCCGGGCCCTCGAACGGGCCCTGCACAGCGGCGAACTCCTCGGCCTGGCCGCCACCACCGCGCTCGAACTGGGCGTGGACGTCTCCGGCCTGGACGCCGTGGTCATCGCGGGCTATCCGGGCACCCGGGCGTCGCTGTGGCAGCAGGCCGGCCGGGCGGGCCGCTCCGGGCAGGGCGCGCTGGCCGTCCTGGTGGCCCGCGACGACCCCCTCGACACCTATCTCGTCCACCACCCCGAGGCGCTCTTCGACCAGCCCGTCGAATCGACGGTGCTGGACCCCGACAACCCGTACGTCCTCGCCCCGCACCTCTGCGCCGCCGCCTCCGAACTCCCGCTCACCGAGGCCGACTTCCCGCTCTTCGGACCGGAGACCGCCGGGCTGCTGCCGCAGCTGGAGGCGGCGAGCCTGCTGCGCCGGCGCACCGCGGCCTGGCACTGGACGCGCCGCGAGCGGGCCGCCGACCTCACCGACATCCGCGGCCAGGGCGGCTCGCCCGTCCAGGTCGTCGAGGCCGGCACCGGGCGGCTGCTGGGCACCGTCGACGCCGCCGCCGCGCACACCACCGTCCACGACGGCGCGGTCCACCTCCACCAGGGCCGCAGCTATCTCGTCCGGCACCTCGACCTGGAGGACGACGTCGCCCTCGTCGAGCAGGCCGACCCGCCCTATTCCACGACCGCCCGGGACACCACCGCGATCTCCGTCCTGGAGACCGACACGGAGGTCCCCTGGGGCGACGCCCGGCTGTGCTTCGGCTCCGTCGAGGTCACCAATCAGGTCGTCTCCTTCCTGCGCCGCAAACTGATCACCGGGGAGGTCCTCGGCGAGACCAAGCTCGACCTGCCGCCCCGTACGCTGCGCACCCGCGCGGTGTGGTGGACGGTCACCGAGGACCAGCTCGACGCCGCCCGGGTCAATCCCGAGCAGCTGGGCGGCGCCCTGCACGCCGCCGAGCACGCCTCCATCGGCATGCTGCCCCTCTTCGCCACCTGCGACCGCTGGGACATCGGCGGCGTCTCCGTGCCCCTCCACCCGGACACCCTGCTGCCGACGGTCTTCGTCTACGACGGCCACCCCGGCGGCGCCGGCTTCGCCGAGCGCGCCTTCCACACGGCCGCCGACTGGCTCACCGCCACCCGCAGCGCCATCGCCGCCTGCGAATGCGAGGCCGGCTGCCCGTCCTGCATCCAGTCCCCCAAGTGCGGCAACGGCAACGACCCGCTCCACAAACGGGGCGCCGTCCGGCTCCTGGGGGAACTGCTGCGGGGCGCGCCGAAGGCGTAA
- a CDS encoding TadE family type IV pilus minor pilin, producing MRRSESRSCGPARGPRAGPGRAGGRTVPDAGFVTAEAAVVLPVLVAVAAALIWGLMAACARIACVDAARAGARAAARSEPPARVLAAARGAAPKGARIAVAREGDLVRVRVEAGLPGVGRMTVRVGGEAVALAEDTVR from the coding sequence ATGCGCCGTTCTGAGAGCCGGAGTTGTGGGCCGGCCCGCGGTCCCCGTGCGGGCCCGGGCCGAGCCGGCGGGCGGACGGTGCCGGATGCCGGGTTCGTGACGGCGGAGGCGGCCGTGGTACTGCCGGTGCTGGTGGCGGTCGCGGCGGCGCTGATCTGGGGACTGATGGCGGCCTGTGCCCGTATCGCCTGTGTGGACGCCGCCCGGGCCGGGGCGCGGGCGGCGGCGCGGTCGGAGCCGCCGGCGCGGGTCCTTGCGGCGGCGCGCGGCGCGGCTCCCAAGGGTGCGCGGATCGCGGTGGCGCGGGAGGGCGACCTGGTGCGCGTACGGGTCGAGGCCGGCCTGCCGGGAGTGGGCCGGATGACGGTGCGGGTCGGCGGGGAGGCGGTGGCCCTTGCGGAGGACACGGTGCGGTGA
- a CDS encoding DUF4244 domain-containing protein: MFRRWWARVRAAGRDRGMSTAEYAVGTLAACAFAAVLYKILTSGQVMSMLRSVVQRALDAPF, translated from the coding sequence ATGTTTCGACGGTGGTGGGCGCGGGTGCGCGCGGCCGGGCGGGATCGCGGGATGAGCACCGCGGAGTACGCCGTGGGGACGCTCGCGGCGTGTGCGTTCGCGGCGGTGCTCTACAAGATCCTGACGAGCGGTCAGGTGATGTCGATGCTGCGGTCGGTGGTCCAGAGGGCGCTCGATGCGCCGTTCTGA
- a CDS encoding type II secretion system F family protein: MSLEVVHRVGTVAAAAIAVTAVARSVPLVRAAQRGRAVRRRVPAVLDAVGGGRYGRAAGVRGRWAAVRGRGRGRAAARQGGRWDGRLREWGGPLGAAGLVAVLLGGVAGLVAGLVVGWGAYRWLVRQRAAAAGRTAAAVVGAELATAGDLLAACLAAGAGPRGAAEAVGRSLEGTVAERLRQIAAELRLGGEPAAVWPRLAALPGAAGLARCMARAGISGAPAVESASRVAAGLRAERGRAATARARRAGVLVTLPLSGCFLPAFLVLGVAPVLIGLAGGLLGRD, translated from the coding sequence GTGAGCCTGGAAGTTGTCCACAGGGTGGGGACGGTGGCGGCGGCCGCCATTGCCGTGACGGCCGTGGCGCGGTCGGTGCCGCTGGTGCGGGCGGCGCAGCGCGGGCGCGCCGTACGGCGGCGGGTGCCGGCCGTGCTGGACGCGGTGGGCGGCGGCCGGTACGGCAGGGCGGCCGGTGTCCGTGGGCGGTGGGCAGCCGTCCGCGGTCGGGGGAGAGGAAGGGCGGCGGCGCGGCAGGGAGGTCGGTGGGACGGTCGGCTGAGGGAGTGGGGCGGGCCCCTGGGGGCGGCCGGCCTCGTGGCCGTCCTCCTGGGCGGGGTGGCCGGTCTCGTGGCGGGACTCGTCGTCGGGTGGGGAGCGTATCGCTGGCTGGTCCGGCAGCGCGCCGCGGCGGCCGGCCGGACGGCGGCGGCCGTGGTCGGCGCCGAACTGGCCACGGCCGGCGATCTGCTGGCGGCCTGTCTGGCGGCCGGGGCCGGGCCGCGGGGGGCGGCCGAGGCGGTGGGCCGGTCGCTGGAGGGGACCGTGGCGGAGCGGCTGCGCCAGATCGCGGCGGAACTGCGCCTGGGCGGTGAACCGGCCGCCGTATGGCCCCGACTGGCCGCCCTCCCCGGAGCCGCGGGACTGGCGCGGTGCATGGCGCGCGCCGGGATATCCGGGGCCCCGGCCGTCGAGTCGGCGTCCCGTGTCGCGGCCGGGCTCCGCGCCGAGCGGGGCAGGGCGGCGACCGCACGGGCCCGGCGGGCGGGGGTGCTGGTCACCCTCCCGCTGTCGGGGTGCTTTCTGCCGGCGTTCCTGGTGCTCGGTGTGGCGCCGGTGCTGATCGGGCTGGCGGGCGGGCTGCTGGGGCGCGACTGA
- a CDS encoding type II secretion system F family protein yields MRAGVVPAVATVLCAGAAARVAAGCRRDAALRRRAAAVLGGGAVMSDPAAVRWPARWRAWWAGRVVDGAAGRRWRLGRRVVVGAELWCLPAGIGLGLLGRSALPLVASVAGVVVVRRWLAARGRRRRADRRAAAVIALCTAVAGELRAGRQPDRALVVAGAEEPELGEAGAVVRAAARYGGDVPAALRAAARLPGAEGLTGMAACWQVAVEGGAGLAGGLERIAAGLGARRDQREELRAQLAGPRATALMLALLPAGGLLMGGALGADPLGVLLHTPAGWGCLVTGGLLEWGGVAWTARIVADAAEVEE; encoded by the coding sequence CTGAGGGCAGGGGTGGTGCCGGCGGTGGCCACCGTGCTGTGTGCCGGGGCCGCGGCCCGGGTGGCCGCCGGCTGCCGGCGGGACGCGGCGCTGCGGAGACGGGCGGCTGCGGTGCTCGGAGGTGGAGCGGTGATGTCCGACCCGGCGGCGGTGCGGTGGCCGGCCCGATGGCGCGCATGGTGGGCGGGGCGGGTGGTCGACGGGGCGGCGGGACGGAGGTGGCGGCTCGGTCGCCGGGTCGTGGTCGGGGCGGAGCTCTGGTGCCTGCCGGCGGGGATCGGGCTGGGGCTGCTGGGGCGGTCGGCGCTGCCGCTGGTGGCGTCGGTGGCGGGTGTGGTCGTCGTACGGCGGTGGCTGGCCGCGCGGGGGAGACGGCGGCGGGCCGACCGGCGGGCGGCGGCGGTGATCGCGCTGTGCACGGCGGTGGCGGGGGAGTTGAGGGCCGGGCGGCAGCCGGACCGGGCCCTGGTCGTGGCGGGGGCGGAGGAGCCGGAGCTGGGAGAGGCGGGGGCGGTGGTGCGGGCGGCGGCGCGGTACGGGGGTGACGTTCCCGCGGCGCTGCGTGCGGCGGCGCGGCTGCCGGGCGCCGAGGGGCTGACCGGTATGGCGGCGTGCTGGCAGGTGGCCGTGGAGGGCGGCGCCGGACTGGCCGGCGGACTGGAGCGGATCGCGGCCGGGCTGGGTGCGCGGCGGGACCAACGCGAGGAGTTGCGCGCCCAGTTGGCGGGGCCGCGGGCCACGGCGCTGATGCTCGCGCTGCTGCCGGCGGGCGGGCTCCTTATGGGCGGCGCCCTCGGCGCCGATCCGCTCGGGGTGCTGCTGCACACCCCGGCCGGCTGGGGGTGTCTGGTGACCGGCGGGCTTCTGGAGTGGGGCGGGGTGGCCTGGACGGCCCGGATCGTCGCGGATGCGGCGGAGGTGGAGGAGTGA
- a CDS encoding TadA family conjugal transfer-associated ATPase has translation MSQELLEVVRRRLAEAGAEATPARVAVALREAGRLLGDAEVLGVVGALRSEMVGSGPLEPLLAAPDVTDVLVTAPDAVWVDRGGGLERTDVRFRDAAEVRRLAQRLAAVAGRRLDDARPWVDARLPDGTRLHAVLPPVAVAGTCLSLRVLRPRAFALPELVAAGTVPPGGERLLGALLAARLSFLVSGGTGSGKTTLLSTLLGLVGPAERIVLAEDSAELRPDHPHVVRLETRPANQEGVGRVTLRDLVRQALRMRPDRLVVGEVRGPEVTDLLAALNTGHEGGCGTVHANAACDVPARLEALGSTAGLDRAALHSQLAAALSVVLHLVRDRAGRRRIAEVHVLERDRDGFVVTVPAAVWSPDGFQEARGWGRLTRLCERGGERC, from the coding sequence ATGAGCCAGGAACTGCTGGAGGTGGTGCGCAGGCGGCTCGCCGAGGCCGGGGCGGAGGCGACGCCGGCCCGGGTGGCGGTGGCGCTGCGCGAGGCGGGGCGGCTCCTCGGGGACGCCGAAGTGCTGGGCGTGGTGGGCGCGTTGCGGTCGGAGATGGTGGGCAGCGGGCCGCTGGAGCCGCTGCTGGCCGCGCCCGATGTGACGGATGTGCTGGTGACCGCGCCGGACGCGGTGTGGGTGGACCGGGGCGGCGGACTGGAGCGTACGGACGTCCGGTTCCGGGACGCGGCCGAGGTGCGCCGACTGGCCCAGCGGCTGGCGGCGGTCGCCGGGCGGCGGCTGGACGACGCCCGGCCGTGGGTGGATGCCCGGCTCCCGGACGGCACCCGGCTGCACGCCGTGCTGCCCCCGGTGGCGGTCGCCGGGACGTGCCTGTCCCTGCGGGTGCTGCGGCCCCGGGCCTTCGCCCTGCCGGAGTTGGTGGCGGCCGGGACGGTTCCTCCCGGCGGCGAGCGGCTGCTGGGGGCGCTGCTGGCGGCCCGGCTGTCGTTCCTGGTCAGCGGGGGTACGGGCTCCGGCAAGACCACCCTGCTCAGCACGCTGCTCGGGCTGGTCGGCCCGGCCGAGCGGATCGTGCTGGCCGAGGACTCGGCGGAGCTGCGGCCGGACCATCCCCATGTGGTGCGGCTGGAGACCCGGCCCGCCAATCAGGAGGGCGTCGGCCGGGTAACCCTGCGGGATCTCGTGCGGCAGGCGCTGCGGATGCGCCCGGACCGGCTGGTGGTCGGCGAGGTGCGCGGCCCCGAGGTGACCGATCTGCTGGCGGCGCTCAATACGGGACACGAGGGCGGGTGCGGGACGGTTCACGCCAACGCCGCGTGCGACGTCCCGGCCCGGCTGGAGGCGCTGGGGTCGACCGCCGGGCTGGACCGGGCGGCGCTGCACAGCCAGTTGGCGGCCGCGCTGTCGGTCGTGCTGCATCTCGTACGGGACCGGGCCGGGCGGCGGCGGATCGCCGAGGTGCATGTCCTGGAGCGGGACCGCGACGGCTTCGTGGTGACCGTACCGGCCGCGGTCTGGAGTCCGGACGGGTTCCAGGAGGCGCGCGGCTGGGGGCGGTTGACGCGGCTGTGCGAGAGGGGTGGCGAGCGGTGCTGA
- the ssd gene encoding septum site-determining protein Ssd codes for MSGSSTSDQPVRSGEERDGPLLITEDEQLLDDLLRLCAAAGALPEVGPGLPVGKAGGECAPLVIVGADCAARLSGVGRRAGVILVGRDADDTALLRQAVAIGAERVLALPEGERWLVDRIADAVEGVGPPALTVGVIGGRGGAGASTLAGALAVTAARTGERTLLVDGDPLGGGIDVLLGGEKEKGLRWPAFAESRGRVAGGALAESLPRMHSLRVLSWDRGAEVAIPPAAMRAVLAAARRRGGAVVVDLPRRVDETAAEALAQVDLGLLLVPAELRAVAAARRVADGVRMVLRDVRVVACGAPGLQYGGGLPAAEVARLMRLPLAGELPWEDGVVGDLARGVVPGADARGPLARFCAGFWGRVRGGGVGDTGTAAMGDAGPGGEQGGVPV; via the coding sequence GTGTCCGGATCATCTACTTCCGACCAGCCGGTGCGAAGCGGTGAAGAGCGGGACGGGCCGCTGCTGATCACCGAGGACGAACAGCTCCTCGACGACCTCCTGCGGCTGTGCGCGGCGGCCGGTGCGCTGCCCGAAGTGGGGCCCGGCCTTCCGGTCGGTAAAGCGGGCGGGGAATGCGCGCCGCTGGTGATCGTCGGCGCGGACTGCGCCGCCCGGTTATCCGGCGTCGGGCGCCGCGCGGGCGTCATCCTCGTAGGCCGGGACGCGGACGACACCGCGCTGCTGCGCCAGGCCGTGGCCATCGGGGCGGAGCGGGTGCTGGCGCTCCCCGAGGGCGAGCGCTGGCTGGTGGACCGGATCGCCGACGCGGTCGAGGGGGTGGGGCCGCCCGCCCTGACGGTCGGCGTCATCGGAGGGCGCGGCGGCGCCGGGGCGAGCACGCTGGCCGGTGCGCTGGCGGTCACGGCCGCCCGTACGGGGGAGCGGACCCTGCTCGTGGACGGCGATCCGCTGGGCGGCGGGATCGACGTCCTGCTGGGTGGCGAGAAGGAGAAGGGGCTGCGGTGGCCCGCGTTCGCCGAATCGCGTGGCCGGGTGGCGGGCGGCGCGCTGGCCGAGTCGCTGCCGCGGATGCACTCCCTGCGGGTTCTCAGCTGGGACCGGGGCGCCGAGGTCGCCATCCCGCCCGCGGCGATGCGCGCGGTGCTGGCCGCCGCGCGGCGGCGGGGCGGGGCGGTGGTCGTGGACCTGCCGCGCCGGGTCGACGAGACGGCGGCGGAGGCGCTGGCCCAGGTGGACCTGGGGCTGCTGCTGGTTCCCGCGGAGCTGCGCGCGGTGGCTGCGGCGCGGCGGGTGGCCGACGGGGTGCGGATGGTGCTCCGCGATGTGCGGGTGGTGGCCTGCGGGGCTCCCGGGCTCCAGTACGGCGGCGGGTTGCCGGCGGCGGAGGTCGCGCGGCTGATGAGGCTGCCGCTGGCGGGTGAACTGCCTTGGGAGGACGGGGTGGTGGGGGACCTGGCGCGTGGTGTGGTGCCGGGGGCGGACGCGCGGGGGCCGCTGGCGCGGTTCTGCGCGGGGTTCTGGGGGCGGGTGCGGGGCGGCGGCGTCGGGGACACGGGGACGGCGGCCATGGGGGACGCGGGGCCCGGCGGAGAGCAGGGGGGTGTGCCGGTATGA
- a CDS encoding HAD family hydrolase, with the protein MVGAYARPVENHSVPHSTPRTAAFFDLDKTVIAKSSTLTFSKSFYQGGLINRRAVLRTAYAQFVFLAGGADHDQMERMREYLSSLCRGWDVAQVREIVAETLHDLIDPIIYDEAASLIEEHHAAGRDVVIVSTSGAEVVEPIGELLGADRVVATRMVVGEDGRFTGEVEYYAYGPTKAEAVRELAASEGYDLRRCYAYSDSVTDVPMLETVGHPCAVNPDRALRREAVARGWPVRTFSRPVPLKQRLPSLSMPSRPVLAAVAAVSAAAATATLVWYANRRNTGKKRLAVMPVFAGKRKDLGAGVPLTPHE; encoded by the coding sequence ATGGTGGGCGCCTATGCTCGCCCCGTGGAAAACCACTCCGTGCCTCACTCGACTCCCCGTACTGCCGCGTTCTTCGACTTGGACAAGACCGTCATTGCAAAGTCGAGCACGCTGACCTTCAGCAAGTCGTTCTACCAAGGCGGCCTGATCAATCGGCGGGCCGTACTGCGCACCGCGTACGCCCAGTTCGTGTTCCTCGCGGGCGGCGCGGATCACGACCAGATGGAGCGGATGCGCGAATATCTCTCCTCACTGTGCCGCGGTTGGGATGTGGCACAGGTCCGGGAGATCGTCGCCGAAACACTGCACGATCTCATCGACCCGATCATTTATGACGAAGCGGCCTCGCTCATCGAGGAACACCACGCGGCCGGGCGGGACGTCGTGATCGTCTCGACCTCCGGCGCCGAGGTCGTCGAGCCGATCGGTGAACTCCTGGGCGCGGACCGGGTCGTGGCCACCAGGATGGTCGTCGGCGAGGACGGCCGCTTCACCGGAGAGGTGGAGTACTACGCCTACGGCCCCACGAAGGCGGAGGCCGTCCGGGAGCTGGCCGCCTCCGAGGGATACGACCTGCGGCGCTGCTACGCGTACAGCGACTCGGTGACCGACGTGCCGATGCTGGAGACCGTCGGCCACCCCTGTGCGGTCAACCCGGACCGGGCGCTGCGCCGCGAGGCGGTCGCCCGCGGCTGGCCGGTGCGCACCTTCAGCCGGCCGGTCCCGCTCAAGCAGCGGCTGCCGTCGCTGTCGATGCCCTCGCGGCCGGTGCTCGCCGCCGTCGCCGCGGTGAGCGCGGCCGCCGCGACCGCGACCCTGGTCTGGTACGCGAACCGGCGCAATACCGGAAAGAAACGCCTTGCCGTAATGCCCGTATTTGCGGGCAAACGTAAAGATCTGGGGGCTGGGGTTCCGCTTACTCCGCATGAGTAG
- a CDS encoding oxidoreductase, protein MAGISGGTPPEPPKASADPLAALATLPGVTDAVDSVRKAVDRVYGHRIMRRRSTEITAEAALRGARASAALSGADWALEEVRRRTDFGVPGEPWTVGAALRLTAEAGQLLSVWRQSPLRVLARLHLVAAGGGAADETVGRPRLGAEPVDEPLVELALPDAEEVAGRLDGLARLLLAGTEAPALVTAAVVHGELLALRPFGSCNGLVARAAQRVVLVGSGLDPKAICSAEVGHAEQGSAAYAAALQGYASGTPEGVAEWIAHCGRAVELGVRESTAVCEALQRGAA, encoded by the coding sequence ATGGCTGGAATCTCCGGGGGGACGCCCCCCGAACCCCCGAAGGCGAGCGCCGATCCGCTCGCGGCGCTGGCGACGCTCCCCGGCGTGACCGACGCCGTGGACTCCGTACGCAAGGCCGTCGACCGCGTCTACGGGCACCGGATCATGCGGCGCCGCAGCACCGAGATCACCGCCGAGGCGGCGCTGCGCGGAGCCCGCGCCTCCGCGGCGCTCTCGGGGGCCGACTGGGCGCTCGAAGAGGTCCGGCGGCGCACCGACTTCGGCGTGCCGGGCGAGCCGTGGACGGTGGGTGCGGCGCTGCGGCTGACCGCCGAGGCGGGCCAGTTGCTGAGCGTGTGGCGGCAGTCGCCGCTGCGGGTGCTGGCACGGCTCCATCTGGTCGCGGCCGGCGGCGGCGCGGCGGACGAGACCGTGGGCCGGCCACGGCTGGGCGCCGAGCCGGTGGACGAGCCGCTGGTCGAGCTGGCGCTGCCGGACGCCGAGGAGGTCGCCGGGCGGCTGGACGGGCTGGCGCGGCTGCTGCTGGCGGGCACCGAGGCGCCGGCCCTGGTGACCGCCGCGGTGGTGCACGGCGAACTGCTGGCGCTGCGGCCCTTCGGCTCGTGCAACGGGCTGGTCGCGCGGGCGGCGCAGCGCGTCGTGCTGGTCGGCAGCGGACTGGACCCGAAGGCGATCTGCTCGGCGGAGGTCGGCCACGCCGAACAGGGGAGCGCGGCCTACGCGGCGGCCCTCCAGGGATACGCCTCCGGCACACCGGAGGGCGTCGCGGAGTGGATCGCGCACTGCGGGCGCGCGGTCGAGCTGGGCGTACGGGAGAGCACCGCCGTCTGCGAGGCGCTGCAGCGCGGCGCGGCGTAA
- a CDS encoding ATP-binding protein, translating into MKIAFVGKGGSGKTTLSSLFIRQLAAARVPVVAVDADINQHLGVALGLDEAEAAALPAMGAHLPLIKDYLRGANPRIPSTETMIKTTPPGEGSRLLRICEDNPVYDACARTVALDDGAVRLLATGPFTESDLGVACYHSKVGAVELCLNHLVDGRAEYVVVDMTAGSDSFASGMFTRFDMTFLVAEPTRKGVAVYRQYKEYAQDFGVPLKVVGNKVQGPDDLAFLRAEVGDDLLVSVGHSDWVRAVEKGRPAPFALLEEANRLALEALHDAADASYEGRDWERYTRQMVHFHLKNAESWGNARTGADLAAQVDPAFVLFEGTATPQPA; encoded by the coding sequence ATGAAGATCGCTTTCGTAGGCAAGGGCGGCAGCGGCAAGACCACGCTGTCCTCGCTGTTCATCCGGCAGCTGGCCGCGGCCCGGGTCCCCGTCGTCGCGGTGGACGCCGACATCAATCAGCACCTGGGCGTCGCGCTCGGCCTGGACGAGGCGGAGGCCGCCGCGCTGCCCGCGATGGGCGCCCATCTCCCGCTGATCAAGGACTACTTGCGCGGTGCCAACCCCCGGATCCCGTCCACCGAGACGATGATCAAGACGACGCCGCCCGGCGAGGGCTCGCGGCTGCTGCGGATCTGCGAGGACAACCCCGTCTACGACGCCTGCGCCCGCACCGTGGCCCTCGATGACGGAGCCGTGCGCCTGCTGGCCACCGGCCCGTTCACCGAGTCCGACCTGGGCGTCGCCTGCTACCACTCCAAGGTCGGCGCGGTCGAGCTGTGCCTGAACCACCTCGTGGACGGCCGCGCGGAGTACGTCGTGGTCGACATGACCGCCGGATCGGACTCCTTCGCCTCCGGGATGTTCACCCGCTTCGACATGACGTTCCTGGTCGCCGAGCCGACCCGTAAGGGCGTCGCCGTCTACCGCCAGTACAAGGAGTACGCCCAGGACTTCGGCGTCCCGCTGAAGGTGGTGGGCAACAAGGTCCAGGGCCCCGACGACCTGGCGTTCCTGCGTGCCGAGGTGGGCGACGACCTGCTGGTGAGCGTCGGGCACTCCGACTGGGTGCGCGCCGTGGAGAAGGGCCGCCCGGCCCCCTTCGCGCTGCTGGAGGAGGCCAACCGCCTCGCCCTGGAGGCGCTGCACGACGCCGCCGACGCGTCCTACGAGGGCCGCGACTGGGAGCGCTACACGCGCCAGATGGTGCACTTCCACCTGAAGAACGCGGAGAGCTGGGGCAACGCCAGGACCGGCGCCGACCTGGCCGCCCAGGTCGACCCCGCCTTCGTGCTCTTCGAGGGGACGGCCACCCCGCAACCGGCCTGA